In a genomic window of Nostoc sp. UHCC 0870:
- a CDS encoding YqeG family HAD IIIA-type phosphatase, whose translation MTWNKLVQPDLVLHGSVLNLTPKIIQHYGLKGLVLDVDETLVPIRVGAASPELKDWVEQMRICTSLCLVSNNLSEARIGSIARSLNLPYYLGAAKPSRRKIRSALQAMDLPVHEVGMVGDRLFTDVVAGNRLDMFTILVEPIVHPDAALRSHPIRNFEVWFSEILGASIISQDTKIHKD comes from the coding sequence ATGACTTGGAACAAGCTCGTACAGCCTGATTTGGTTTTGCATGGTTCTGTGTTGAACCTTACACCAAAAATTATTCAACATTATGGGCTGAAAGGGCTGGTGTTGGATGTCGATGAAACTTTAGTACCGATTAGAGTCGGAGCAGCCTCCCCAGAACTCAAGGACTGGGTAGAGCAAATGCGTATCTGTACATCGCTTTGCTTGGTGAGCAATAACTTGAGCGAAGCCCGAATTGGTAGCATTGCTCGCTCTCTGAACCTGCCATACTACCTAGGTGCAGCCAAGCCTTCCCGCAGAAAAATTCGCTCTGCACTCCAGGCGATGGATTTACCTGTGCATGAAGTGGGGATGGTAGGCGATCGCTTGTTTACTGATGTCGTGGCAGGGAATCGCTTAGATATGTTTACCATTTTGGTAGAACCCATTGTCCATCCTGATGCTGCTCTGCGCTCCCATCCCATTCGCAACTTTGAAGTTTGGTTCTCGGAAATCCTCGGAGCTTCGATCATCTCCCAGGACACAAAAATTCACAAAGATTAA
- a CDS encoding cytochrome P450, translating to MINIKDKTTDQNIPNLPAKPSIPRWLQTFRGITNPVYYLNKTTQKYGDIFISEFNNFPPQVIISNPQAIQELFTADAQLFDAGKGNYLIQPLVGANSLILLDGDRHLKQRKLLMPPFHGERMRAYGDLIRDITKQVTSKWTVGQPFIARPSMQDISLQVILRSVFGLEEGERYQQIKQVLTEMLDTFNQPLSAVFLFFKFLQRDLGAGTPWGRFLRRRQLLDELIYQEINERRHQVDAESEDILSLLLSARDEQGQPLTDVELRDESMTMLFAGHETTAIALSWALYWVNYLPEVREKLLQELNSIDITNADPATITQLPYLNAVCSETLRIYPVAFFAFPRILKAPMKFQGYDLPKGMMISPCVYLTHHRPDIYPEPEQFKPERFLESQFSPYEFVPFGGGNRRCLGMAFALFEMKLVLATILSNYSLELLDKVPLKPVRRGVVFAPNGGVNLMVKEKR from the coding sequence ATGATTAATATTAAAGATAAAACTACTGATCAAAATATCCCTAACTTACCAGCTAAACCCAGTATACCTAGATGGCTGCAAACATTTAGAGGAATTACTAACCCGGTATATTATCTCAATAAAACTACACAAAAATATGGAGATATATTTATATCAGAGTTTAATAATTTTCCCCCACAAGTAATTATTAGTAATCCCCAAGCAATTCAAGAATTATTTACTGCTGATGCTCAATTATTTGATGCTGGTAAAGGTAATTATCTAATTCAACCCTTAGTAGGGGCTAACTCGTTAATTTTGCTGGATGGCGATCGCCACTTAAAACAGCGTAAACTTTTAATGCCCCCCTTCCACGGTGAACGGATGCGGGCTTATGGTGATTTAATCCGTGATATCACCAAGCAAGTCACCAGTAAATGGACTGTAGGACAGCCATTTATCGCCCGTCCCAGTATGCAGGATATTTCTCTACAAGTAATTTTACGGTCTGTATTTGGGTTGGAAGAAGGGGAACGTTACCAACAAATCAAGCAAGTCTTAACTGAGATGTTGGATACTTTTAACCAACCTTTGAGTGCTGTTTTCTTATTTTTCAAATTTTTGCAACGAGATTTAGGTGCTGGGACACCTTGGGGTCGGTTTTTGCGCCGCCGCCAGCTACTTGATGAGTTGATTTACCAGGAAATTAATGAACGTCGCCACCAAGTTGATGCTGAAAGTGAAGATATTTTAAGTTTGTTGTTGTCTGCGCGTGATGAACAAGGTCAACCCCTGACTGATGTTGAGTTACGGGATGAGTCAATGACTATGCTATTTGCTGGACATGAAACTACTGCGATCGCTTTATCTTGGGCGTTATACTGGGTTAATTATTTGCCAGAAGTGCGGGAAAAATTGCTGCAAGAACTCAATTCAATTGATATAACCAATGCAGACCCCGCAACAATTACTCAACTACCTTATTTAAATGCTGTCTGTTCAGAAACTCTGCGAATTTATCCAGTAGCTTTTTTTGCTTTTCCCCGCATTCTCAAAGCACCAATGAAATTCCAGGGCTATGATTTACCGAAAGGAATGATGATTTCTCCTTGTGTTTATTTGACTCATCATCGTCCAGATATATATCCTGAACCTGAGCAGTTTAAACCAGAACGGTTTCTAGAGAGCCAGTTTTCTCCCTATGAGTTTGTACCTTTTGGTGGTGGAAATCGTCGTTGTTTAGGTATGGCATTTGCTCTGTTTGAAATGAAGTTAGTTTTAGCAACAATTCTCTCAAATTACTCTCTAGAATTGCTCGATAAAGTTCCTCTCAAACCTGTGCGCCGTGGTGTAGTTTTTGCGCCTAATGGGGGCGTGAATTTGATGGTGAAGGAGAAAAGGTAA
- a CDS encoding DUF4360 domain-containing protein, producing MNNQNFKQTSIKFAQVALATTTVLMTAAISPALANKVEILGADYGGNGCPGGSASVSVSPDGQELSILFDDFAALGNNAAQRRKSCNLSIPIKVPQGFQISLYDADYRGYVAPGTTGRLRAEYFFAGQRGPVFARTFRGETDYNVRDKLATVANVWSRCGDSLNMRVNASMTASGQGMATVDSFDLAHRGLVYHIKYRKC from the coding sequence ATGAATAATCAAAATTTCAAGCAAACATCTATCAAGTTTGCACAAGTTGCTTTGGCTACAACTACTGTATTAATGACAGCTGCTATTAGTCCTGCCTTGGCTAACAAAGTTGAAATTTTAGGTGCAGATTACGGTGGTAATGGTTGTCCTGGCGGATCTGCTAGTGTGAGCGTTAGCCCCGATGGTCAAGAGTTAAGTATTCTTTTTGATGATTTTGCAGCCCTAGGGAATAACGCCGCACAAAGACGTAAAAGCTGTAATTTGAGTATTCCAATTAAAGTACCCCAAGGCTTTCAAATTTCGCTCTATGATGCTGATTATCGGGGCTATGTTGCTCCCGGTACAACTGGAAGACTAAGAGCAGAATACTTTTTTGCTGGTCAGCGTGGGCCTGTTTTTGCCAGGACATTTAGAGGCGAAACTGACTACAACGTTCGAGATAAATTAGCGACTGTGGCTAATGTTTGGTCACGCTGTGGTGACAGTCTAAATATGCGGGTGAATGCTTCGATGACAGCTAGTGGTCAAGGTATGGCGACTGTTGACTCCTTTGATCTTGCACATCGTGGTTTGGTTTATCACATCAAATATCGCAAGTGTTAG
- a CDS encoding DUF3727 domain-containing protein has protein sequence MFSSPFSENNDQAPTGSITLTDDKGRTLECYIEHSLSADGQEYVLLLPVDSPIEIFAWEGDDEEEEAVLVEDDAIIDEIFSTAQAVLAEQNLLLKNTAYALTVAGELPPVEDSELFTLEIEEDEADLEPEQLQLLTTFYHQEQEYAIYTPLDPLLFFARIAKSGEPVLLSPEEFREVQPLLEEQLFNEVE, from the coding sequence ATGTTTTCTTCTCCATTTTCTGAAAATAACGATCAAGCTCCCACAGGTTCCATCACTTTGACTGATGATAAGGGGCGAACCCTTGAATGTTATATAGAACATTCGCTTTCAGCAGATGGACAGGAATATGTTTTGTTGCTTCCTGTAGATTCACCCATCGAAATTTTTGCTTGGGAAGGTGATGACGAAGAAGAAGAAGCTGTTCTGGTAGAAGATGATGCCATAATTGACGAAATTTTTAGCACAGCTCAAGCTGTCTTAGCCGAGCAGAACTTGTTACTAAAAAACACTGCTTACGCTTTGACAGTTGCTGGTGAATTACCACCAGTAGAAGATTCAGAACTTTTTACTCTAGAAATCGAAGAAGACGAGGCAGATTTAGAACCAGAGCAATTACAATTACTTACCACCTTTTATCATCAAGAGCAGGAGTACGCAATTTATACGCCGCTTGATCCACTGCTGTTTTTTGCCAGAATAGCAAAAAGTGGCGAACCTGTATTACTCTCTCCAGAAGAGTTCCGCGAAGTGCAACCGCTTTTAGAAGAGCAACTTTTTAACGAAGTTGAATAA
- the arsM gene encoding arsenosugar biosynthesis arsenite methyltransferase ArsM: MTYLETTAKFYTEVAETPQVGLCCVQSSPLQLPGLKISTQMQEMNYGCGTTVHPTELANDPTVLYVGVGGGLEALQFAYFSRRPGSVIAIEPVAAMRTAAMRNLELAAQENAWFEPNFVEIREGDAFALPVPDASVDLVAQNCLFNIFKPEDLHRALQEAFRVLKPNGRLLMSDPIAKRPIPEHLQNDERLRAMCLSGAMTYEQYIEHLVKAGFGQVEIRARRPYRILNRQNYNLEAHLLLESLDSVAFKVPIPEDGACIFTGKTAIYTGIEPLFDDQAGHILQQGVPAAVCDKTAAKLAAFNPEEILITDSTWHYNGGGCC; this comes from the coding sequence ATGACTTATCTAGAAACAACCGCTAAATTTTATACTGAAGTTGCCGAAACACCACAAGTTGGTTTGTGTTGTGTCCAAAGCAGTCCTCTACAGCTACCTGGACTCAAAATTTCCACCCAAATGCAGGAAATGAACTATGGTTGCGGTACGACTGTTCATCCCACTGAACTAGCTAACGACCCAACTGTACTTTATGTAGGTGTAGGCGGTGGCTTAGAAGCACTGCAATTTGCTTACTTCTCCCGCCGTCCAGGGTCAGTGATTGCGATTGAACCAGTGGCGGCTATGCGGACAGCAGCCATGCGTAACCTAGAACTTGCTGCTCAAGAAAATGCTTGGTTTGAGCCGAACTTTGTCGAAATTCGAGAAGGAGATGCTTTTGCTTTACCTGTTCCCGATGCTTCTGTAGATTTAGTAGCACAAAATTGTCTCTTTAATATTTTTAAACCAGAAGATTTACACCGAGCTTTACAGGAAGCATTTCGAGTGTTAAAGCCAAATGGACGCTTATTAATGAGTGACCCCATTGCGAAGCGTCCGATTCCCGAACATCTGCAAAACGATGAACGACTGCGGGCGATGTGTTTATCGGGAGCAATGACTTATGAGCAATATATTGAACATCTTGTAAAGGCTGGCTTTGGTCAAGTAGAAATTCGGGCGCGTCGTCCTTACCGCATCCTCAATCGCCAAAATTATAATTTAGAAGCACATTTACTTTTAGAAAGTCTCGATTCTGTAGCCTTTAAAGTGCCAATTCCTGAAGATGGTGCTTGTATTTTTACAGGTAAAACAGCAATTTACACTGGAATAGAACCCTTATTTGATGACCAAGCAGGACATATTCTGCAACAAGGAGTACCTGCGGCGGTATGTGATAAAACTGCTGCCAAATTAGCTGCATTCAATCCAGAAGAAATACTGATTACAGATTCAACTTGGCATTACAACGGTGGTGGCTGTTGTTAG
- the arsS gene encoding arsenosugar biosynthesis radical SAM (seleno)protein ArsS (Some members of this family are selenoproteins.): MVQQKVIPLSLDTVITPFSKKLELPLTKKQITVLQINLGKRCNLACSHCHVEASPIRTEELSPEICNQLIELIEKFPQIKIVDLTGGAPEMLYGFKPIVEAARANGKQVIVRSNLTIYFEAGFADIPEYCAQNQVRIVASLPCYLSDNVDKMRGNGVYDASIRALQWLNSLGYGEDPNLILDLVYNPQLPVTDNFSLTPNQASLEQDYKEFLQEDFEICFNNLFAITNLPIGRTKLYLERKKLYRPYLHFLAANFNSTTVEHLMCRDELSIDYLGNVYDCDFNQMENLPSRTHDGEILTVSKLLASGTLDLIKEIRTAHYCYGCTAGCGSSCGGILVES; encoded by the coding sequence ATGGTACAACAAAAAGTAATTCCTTTATCCTTAGATACGGTCATCACACCTTTTAGCAAAAAACTGGAGTTACCCCTAACTAAAAAGCAAATTACTGTTTTACAAATCAATTTGGGTAAACGCTGTAATCTAGCTTGTAGCCACTGTCACGTAGAAGCAAGCCCAATACGTACTGAAGAACTTTCTCCAGAAATTTGCAACCAATTAATTGAATTAATCGAGAAATTTCCCCAAATTAAAATTGTAGACCTGACAGGTGGCGCACCCGAAATGTTATATGGTTTTAAACCAATTGTCGAAGCGGCGCGAGCTAATGGTAAACAGGTAATTGTTCGCTCTAATTTGACTATTTATTTTGAAGCAGGTTTTGCAGATATCCCCGAATATTGCGCTCAAAATCAAGTCAGAATTGTGGCTTCTCTGCCTTGTTATCTCTCTGATAACGTTGATAAAATGCGGGGAAATGGTGTGTATGATGCTTCAATTCGCGCTCTGCAATGGCTGAATAGTCTGGGTTATGGTGAAGACCCTAATTTAATCCTTGATTTAGTTTATAACCCTCAACTTCCCGTTACAGATAACTTTTCTCTCACCCCCAATCAAGCTAGTCTGGAACAAGATTACAAAGAATTTTTACAAGAAGATTTTGAAATTTGTTTTAATAACTTATTCGCCATTACAAACCTGCCAATTGGACGGACTAAGTTGTATTTAGAACGCAAGAAACTGTACAGACCTTATCTCCATTTTTTAGCAGCGAATTTTAACTCTACTACCGTTGAACATTTAATGTGTAGAGATGAACTTTCTATTGACTATCTAGGTAATGTCTATGACTGCGACTTTAACCAGATGGAAAATCTACCATCAAGAACTCATGATGGCGAAATACTAACTGTTTCTAAGTTATTGGCATCTGGCACATTAGACTTAATTAAAGAAATCAGAACTGCACATTATTGTTACGGTTGTACGGCTGGATGTGGTTCTAGTTGTGGTGGCATTTTAGTTGAAAGTTAG
- the proB gene encoding glutamate 5-kinase — MTKTIVVKIGTSSLTQPQSGQLALSTIATLAETLTDLRQQGNRVILVSSGAVGVGCARLGLTERPKAIALKQAVAAVGQGRLMRVYDDLFTTLQQPIAQVLLTRSDLVQRSRYLNVYNTFGELLGLGVIPVVNENDTVAIDELKFGDNDTLSALVASLVEADWLFLLTDVDKLYSADPRSVPDAQPISLVTSMKELAELQVQTGSQGSQWGTGGMVTKISAARIAIAAGVRTVITQGRFPRNIEKILQGEAIGTHFQPQPEPTSARKRWIAYGLVPLGKLYLDTGAIAAIVEAGKSLLAAGIKTIEGEFDSQDAVQLCDVNGQEIARGLVNYNSTDLQKICGCHSRDIPAILGYAGAETVIHRDNLVLT, encoded by the coding sequence ATGACCAAAACAATTGTCGTCAAAATCGGCACATCTAGCCTAACTCAACCACAGAGTGGACAACTGGCACTTTCCACGATCGCCACTTTAGCAGAAACCCTGACTGATTTAAGACAGCAGGGTAATCGAGTTATTTTAGTATCTTCTGGGGCTGTGGGAGTGGGTTGTGCGCGTTTGGGTTTAACCGAACGTCCCAAAGCGATCGCACTAAAACAAGCAGTAGCAGCCGTTGGTCAAGGGCGATTAATGCGGGTGTATGATGATTTATTTACCACCTTGCAACAGCCAATTGCTCAAGTCTTGCTGACCCGTAGCGATTTAGTCCAGCGCAGCCGCTATCTCAATGTCTACAATACTTTTGGTGAACTGCTGGGATTGGGAGTAATTCCTGTAGTGAACGAAAATGACACCGTAGCCATCGATGAACTGAAATTTGGCGACAATGATACCCTTTCCGCATTGGTAGCCAGCCTTGTAGAAGCAGATTGGTTATTTTTGCTTACCGATGTCGATAAATTGTACTCTGCCGATCCCCGTTCTGTACCCGACGCGCAACCAATTTCTCTAGTGACGAGCATGAAAGAATTGGCAGAATTACAAGTGCAAACAGGCTCTCAAGGTTCACAATGGGGTACTGGTGGTATGGTGACAAAAATCTCAGCAGCGAGAATTGCGATCGCGGCGGGAGTGCGTACCGTGATTACACAGGGAAGATTCCCGCGTAACATCGAGAAGATTTTACAAGGGGAAGCCATTGGTACACATTTTCAACCCCAACCAGAACCAACCTCAGCGCGTAAACGCTGGATTGCTTATGGTCTTGTACCTCTGGGGAAATTATATTTAGATACAGGTGCGATCGCTGCTATTGTCGAAGCAGGTAAATCTTTATTAGCAGCTGGCATTAAAACCATTGAAGGCGAATTTGACAGCCAAGATGCAGTGCAATTATGTGATGTCAACGGTCAAGAGATTGCCAGAGGACTAGTTAACTACAATAGCACTGACCTGCAAAAGATTTGCGGGTGTCACTCTAGAGACATTCCTGCAATCTTAGGTTATGCCGGTGCGGAAACTGTCATTCACCGGGATAACTTAGTTCTGACTTAA
- a CDS encoding GNAT family N-acetyltransferase, with the protein MAAQIKMNSLLPQNLSVVIRPVQYRDLDGIERISQESFAALSPNGVSVVKQQMELLHRWYGLLRFLSWFPNPLKYRFCAYVAEQGRMLLGMIQVSPFNRTRSTWRVDRVVLDRGADKQGIGSQLLRHCFESILEARTWLLEVNVNDLESLALYRQNGFQRLAEMTYWEIEPELLTELAQAEPDLPNLLPVSNADAQLLYQLDTASMPPLVRQVFDRNNRDFKTTLFAALSDAIKQWVTKTEVVSGYVFEPQRKAAIGYFQVQLDRKGETPHVATLTVHPAYTWLYPELLAQLARIAQDFPQQGLKLASSDYQPEREEYLERIGAKRIEHTLVMSRSVWHKLRESKLVSLEGIQWTDVLQGLQPARKPIPGGMSWAEVRQQQASEIPVKHQSESVNFGCKNCNIDPSCQHESTDGKQD; encoded by the coding sequence ATGGCAGCCCAAATTAAAATGAACTCCTTACTTCCCCAAAACCTCAGCGTTGTCATTCGGCCAGTCCAATACCGGGATCTGGATGGAATTGAGCGCATATCTCAAGAGTCATTCGCCGCCTTGTCTCCCAACGGTGTGAGCGTTGTGAAGCAGCAAATGGAATTGTTGCATCGCTGGTATGGGTTACTCAGATTTTTGAGTTGGTTTCCTAACCCGCTAAAATATCGTTTCTGTGCTTATGTGGCTGAACAGGGGCGAATGCTCTTAGGGATGATTCAAGTATCACCGTTCAATCGGACACGCAGCACTTGGCGCGTTGATCGGGTGGTGTTGGATCGAGGTGCTGATAAGCAAGGAATTGGTTCGCAACTCTTACGCCATTGCTTCGAGTCGATTTTAGAAGCTCGGACTTGGTTATTAGAAGTGAATGTAAATGATCTAGAATCGCTGGCACTTTATCGCCAAAATGGATTTCAGCGTCTAGCAGAAATGACTTACTGGGAAATAGAGCCGGAACTGCTCACGGAACTAGCGCAAGCCGAGCCAGACTTGCCTAACCTTCTACCTGTAAGCAATGCTGATGCTCAGTTACTATATCAATTAGATACAGCATCAATGCCGCCCTTAGTGCGTCAAGTATTCGATCGCAACAACCGTGATTTTAAAACCACTTTGTTCGCTGCATTGTCTGATGCTATTAAGCAATGGGTAACAAAAACCGAAGTAGTCAGTGGCTACGTATTTGAACCCCAACGCAAAGCCGCCATAGGCTATTTTCAGGTGCAGCTTGATCGCAAAGGCGAAACCCCCCACGTCGCCACCCTCACCGTCCATCCTGCCTATACTTGGCTATATCCAGAGCTACTGGCTCAGTTGGCTCGCATTGCTCAAGATTTTCCACAACAAGGGTTAAAACTAGCCTCTTCTGACTATCAGCCAGAAAGAGAAGAGTATTTAGAGCGCATTGGCGCGAAACGCATAGAACATACATTAGTTATGTCCCGCTCTGTGTGGCACAAACTCCGGGAATCAAAATTGGTTTCCTTAGAAGGTATTCAGTGGACTGACGTACTTCAAGGCTTACAACCAGCCCGTAAACCCATACCCGGTGGGATGTCTTGGGCAGAAGTTAGACAGCAGCAAGCCTCAGAAATCCCTGTTAAACACCAGTCAGAATCAGTTAATTTTGGGTGCAAAAACTGTAACATTGATCCATCTTGTCAACATGAATCAACGGATGGAAAGCAGGACTGA
- a CDS encoding Coq4 family protein, which translates to MLQKFKQISAVFTAKKLGKFGDFAILKSDLFGAKVAPEVAEKLQSVEGYYPLIDLDKLRQYPLGTFGREYADHMQMNHLKALNISPELVDVAQRNVFALRYAVTHDIFHVLLGFDTTYAGEIGVLAFAAEQNYSKSLKISLKLAQFLYPILAPQQSQMICANLNKGQKLGKKADFLLGYRFEEHWQEPIEELRKSLGLVEVTPHRHLA; encoded by the coding sequence GTGCTGCAAAAATTTAAACAAATCTCAGCAGTTTTTACAGCCAAAAAATTAGGAAAATTTGGTGATTTTGCCATTCTTAAGTCTGATTTATTCGGGGCTAAAGTTGCTCCTGAAGTGGCTGAAAAATTACAATCAGTGGAGGGATATTATCCTCTAATTGATTTGGATAAATTAAGGCAATATCCTCTAGGCACATTCGGCAGAGAATATGCCGATCATATGCAGATGAATCATCTTAAAGCACTGAATATTAGTCCAGAATTAGTGGATGTTGCTCAACGCAATGTCTTTGCTTTACGCTACGCTGTCACTCACGATATTTTTCACGTTTTACTCGGTTTTGATACTACCTACGCTGGAGAAATTGGCGTATTGGCATTTGCTGCGGAGCAAAACTATAGTAAATCACTCAAAATTAGCTTAAAATTAGCTCAATTTCTCTATCCTATACTTGCGCCCCAACAAAGCCAGATGATTTGCGCTAACCTAAACAAAGGTCAAAAACTCGGAAAGAAAGCAGATTTTTTGTTGGGTTATCGTTTTGAAGAACATTGGCAAGAACCTATTGAGGAATTAAGAAAGTCTCTAGGATTAGTAGAAGTAACGCCCCATAGACATCTTGCTTAA
- a CDS encoding AAA family ATPase: MVDYIQQASGLQHISHAEIEKRIFQHRLFGLDSLQEHLFRFCKAVITADTQRVKEFIFYDLVPSILLCGPPNTGKTTLCHLLFDRLKKEVTNEINFYTIDIGKMLDPALGQSSRNLEQAFEDLRKICSDDSSAFLVLDELDSFCMSRSRVQEHDAIRRAMTTLILELDRLHPSSSKKMIMLGITNVDNLIDTAVIRRFSLKYSVDANLCWDDFCVYIKYLSQPINYTPQEQDLKQLYDIYKRRAFKSGDIKTLYKNLLIDVICEDKEISIRDKLFKLFEESFSTDEHLNITYGEFTNGRQRMANR; the protein is encoded by the coding sequence ATGGTTGACTATATTCAACAAGCTAGTGGACTACAGCATATATCTCATGCCGAAATAGAAAAGCGAATCTTCCAACACAGATTATTTGGACTAGATTCCCTTCAGGAGCATTTGTTTCGGTTTTGTAAAGCTGTAATAACAGCAGATACTCAGAGAGTAAAAGAATTTATATTTTATGATTTAGTTCCTTCAATACTTCTTTGCGGACCACCAAATACAGGCAAAACTACTCTTTGTCATTTACTGTTTGACCGTCTTAAAAAAGAAGTCACTAACGAAATTAATTTTTACACTATTGATATTGGTAAGATGCTTGATCCTGCTTTAGGACAATCATCCCGTAATTTAGAGCAAGCGTTCGAGGATTTACGAAAAATTTGTTCAGATGACTCATCTGCATTTCTAGTGCTAGATGAACTAGATTCTTTCTGTATGAGCCGTAGTAGGGTTCAAGAGCATGATGCTATCCGTCGAGCGATGACAACTTTAATATTAGAGCTTGATAGGCTACATCCATCCTCAAGTAAAAAAATGATTATGCTTGGTATTACTAATGTAGATAATTTAATCGATACAGCCGTAATACGTAGGTTCTCTCTGAAGTATTCTGTTGATGCTAATCTTTGCTGGGATGATTTTTGTGTCTATATTAAATATTTGAGTCAACCGATTAACTACACTCCTCAAGAGCAAGATTTAAAGCAGCTATATGATATTTATAAACGTCGTGCTTTCAAATCAGGTGATATAAAAACTCTTTATAAAAATTTATTGATTGATGTCATTTGTGAAGACAAAGAAATTTCAATTAGAGATAAGTTATTCAAGCTTTTTGAAGAAAGTTTCTCAACTGACGAACATTTAAACATAACTTATGGAGAATTTACAAATGGCAGACAGAGAATGGCAAACAGATGA
- the ruvX gene encoding Holliday junction resolvase RuvX — MTTKYISALGLDVGSKRIGIAGCDRTGLIATGITTLERTSFDQDVAQIRNLVHEREVQVLVIGLPYSMDGSIGFQARHVQKFANRLAKALQLPIEYVDERLTSFQAEQLLIAENRSPSRNKGLIDRKAASLILQQWLDSKRAIIHSSEVSVEY; from the coding sequence ATGACCACAAAGTATATATCAGCATTGGGATTAGATGTAGGTAGCAAGCGGATTGGCATTGCGGGATGCGATCGCACGGGATTAATTGCTACTGGGATTACAACTCTGGAGCGTACATCCTTTGACCAAGATGTGGCGCAAATCCGTAATTTAGTTCATGAACGCGAAGTACAGGTGCTGGTTATAGGTTTACCCTATTCAATGGATGGGTCTATAGGGTTTCAGGCTCGCCATGTCCAAAAATTTGCCAATAGACTGGCGAAAGCTCTACAACTGCCTATAGAGTATGTCGATGAGCGACTAACTTCTTTTCAAGCCGAGCAACTACTCATAGCGGAAAATCGCTCACCTTCACGAAATAAAGGTTTAATCGATCGCAAAGCTGCATCTCTAATTTTGCAGCAGTGGCTAGATAGTAAACGAGCTATTATCCACAGTTCAGAAGTATCTGTAGAGTATTGA